Proteins encoded by one window of Massilia sp. NR 4-1:
- a CDS encoding DUF2271 domain-containing protein, which yields MKLRYSIALSLPLVSATAMAADLSLKFEIPQLNVAEYHRPYVAAWLENADQKVVANLAVLYDTKKKDNAGTKWLKDMRQWWRKSGRDVAMPLDGVSGATRAPGEHTLSFPVAQEAINKLPAGQYQLVVEAAREAGGRELVKVPVAWPPKSAQNFAGKGKEELGAVSVLVKP from the coding sequence ATGAAATTACGCTACTCCATCGCGCTCAGTCTTCCCCTGGTCAGCGCCACGGCCATGGCTGCCGACCTGTCGCTCAAATTTGAAATCCCCCAACTGAACGTGGCGGAGTACCACCGTCCTTACGTCGCCGCCTGGCTGGAAAACGCCGACCAGAAAGTGGTCGCCAATCTGGCCGTGCTGTACGACACCAAGAAGAAGGACAATGCCGGCACCAAATGGCTCAAGGACATGCGCCAGTGGTGGCGCAAGAGCGGCCGCGATGTCGCCATGCCGCTGGACGGCGTGAGCGGCGCCACCCGCGCGCCGGGCGAGCACACCCTGAGCTTCCCGGTCGCCCAGGAAGCCATCAACAAGCTGCCGGCCGGCCAGTACCAGCTGGTGGTGGAGGCGGCGCGCGAAGCCGGCGGCCGCGAGCTGGTGAAAGTGCCAGTGGCCTGGCCGCCGAAATCGGCGCAGAACTTTGCCGGCAAGGGCAAGGAAGAACTGGGTGCCGTATCCGTGCTGGTCAAACCATAA
- a CDS encoding DUF4198 domain-containing protein, with protein sequence MKLTKTLIALALAGAAFGAQAHRAWMVPSSSLVEAKEPWVTVDAAISEGLFDIDHVPLKLDGIFVLGPDGTRVPLENASTGRLRSTFDVKMAKPGTYKIALVSQSVMASWKVNGEVKRWRGSEEAFAKEVPANADELKTTRTSARLETFVSANSTDEAVFKPTGTGLELVPVTHPNDMRAGEKATWRFLLDGKPAANLGFSLVPGGVRYRGTLGEIRQSTDAKGEISFTIPAAGMYMVSASWPAAAPAVAGQAPQMPARRVTYTATVEVLPQ encoded by the coding sequence ATGAAACTGACTAAGACCCTGATCGCGCTGGCCCTGGCCGGCGCCGCTTTCGGCGCCCAGGCGCATCGCGCCTGGATGGTGCCGTCGTCCTCGCTGGTGGAAGCGAAAGAGCCATGGGTGACGGTGGATGCCGCCATCTCCGAAGGCCTGTTCGATATCGACCACGTGCCGCTGAAATTGGACGGCATCTTCGTGCTGGGCCCGGACGGCACCCGCGTGCCGCTGGAAAACGCCAGCACCGGCCGCCTGCGCTCGACCTTCGACGTGAAGATGGCCAAGCCGGGCACGTACAAGATCGCCCTGGTGTCGCAAAGCGTGATGGCCAGCTGGAAGGTCAACGGTGAAGTGAAGCGCTGGCGCGGTTCGGAAGAAGCCTTCGCCAAGGAAGTGCCGGCCAATGCCGACGAACTGAAAACCACGCGCACCAGCGCGCGCCTGGAAACCTTCGTCAGCGCCAATTCGACCGACGAGGCGGTGTTCAAGCCGACCGGCACGGGTCTGGAACTGGTGCCGGTGACGCATCCGAACGATATGCGCGCCGGCGAGAAGGCCACCTGGCGCTTCCTGCTGGACGGCAAGCCGGCGGCCAATCTGGGCTTCAGCCTAGTGCCGGGCGGCGTGCGCTATCGCGGCACGCTGGGCGAGATCCGCCAGAGCACCGACGCCAAGGGCGAAATCAGCTTCACCATCCCGGCTGCGGGCATGTATATGGTGAGCGCCAGCTGGCCGGCCGCCGCGCCTGCGGTTGCGGGCCAGGCGCCGCAGATGCCGGCGCGCCGCGTGACCTATACGGCCACGGTGGAAGTGCTGCCGCAGTAA
- a CDS encoding FAD:protein FMN transferase translates to MRRVLLPHHISPDPAPAAGVLREFGGASMGTSWSVRLVEQGGPAPLQEGLQRQLDAVVAEMSHWEADSDLGRFNRAAAGSWQALPAAFYEVLSFAMNVARDSGGAYDPCAGALVNLWGFGPGSRFKDDDFAPPAASQVQAVLAQRAGQGVKLDQATRAAWQPGGVQLDLSAVAKGYGVDRLAQYLEVQGIRHYLVEVGGELRGAGVKPDGQPWWVALEQVGAEVQDALGLPQIVVALHGLAIATSGDYRRFFQQGGQRYSHTIDPRCGAPIENSLASVSVVHAHCMAADAWSTALTVLGLKDGLALAESRGLAVRFVAREGEGLREYMSSHFRAMLEEE, encoded by the coding sequence ATGCGCCGGGTTCTCCTGCCTCACCATATCTCCCCCGACCCGGCGCCCGCCGCTGGCGTGCTGCGCGAATTCGGCGGCGCCAGCATGGGCACCAGCTGGTCGGTGCGGCTGGTGGAGCAGGGCGGACCCGCGCCGCTGCAGGAAGGCTTGCAGCGGCAGCTCGACGCGGTGGTGGCCGAAATGAGCCATTGGGAAGCGGACTCCGACCTGGGCCGCTTCAACCGCGCCGCGGCCGGCAGCTGGCAGGCCTTGCCTGCGGCTTTCTATGAAGTGCTGTCCTTTGCCATGAACGTGGCGCGCGATTCCGGCGGGGCCTATGATCCCTGCGCCGGCGCGCTGGTCAATCTGTGGGGCTTCGGCCCCGGTTCCCGTTTCAAGGATGACGATTTCGCGCCGCCCGCCGCCTCGCAGGTGCAGGCCGTGCTGGCGCAGCGCGCCGGCCAGGGCGTGAAACTGGACCAGGCCACGCGCGCCGCGTGGCAGCCGGGCGGCGTGCAGCTCGACCTGTCGGCCGTGGCCAAGGGCTACGGCGTGGACCGGTTGGCACAGTATCTGGAAGTCCAGGGCATCCGCCACTATCTGGTGGAAGTGGGCGGCGAATTGCGCGGCGCCGGCGTCAAGCCGGACGGCCAGCCCTGGTGGGTGGCGCTGGAACAGGTGGGCGCCGAGGTGCAGGACGCCCTCGGCCTGCCGCAGATTGTCGTTGCCCTGCATGGGCTGGCGATCGCCACCTCGGGCGACTACCGCCGCTTCTTCCAGCAGGGCGGCCAGCGCTACTCGCATACGATAGATCCGCGCTGCGGCGCGCCGATAGAAAACAGTCTGGCTTCCGTCAGCGTGGTGCATGCGCACTGCATGGCGGCCGATGCCTGGTCCACTGCGCTGACGGTGCTGGGCTTGAAGGACGGACTGGCGCTGGCGGAAAGCCGGGGCCTGGCGGTGCGTTTTGTGGCGCGCGAAGGGGAAGGGCTGCGCGAATATATGAGCAGCCATTTCCGTGCAATGCTGGAAGAAGAATGA
- a CDS encoding sulfite reductase subunit alpha encodes MILTNDPGRLALTAACVLGYGLVCLLPYLRVRRKRQAAAAAKAAAARNPGWIVAYASQTGNAEELARQTADTLGLAGIAVRLAELGELTAAELQGAERALFLVSTYGEGDAPDAAAAFAGRLMGGAVPLKQLHYAVLALGDRSYSQYCGFGRGLDQWLQEQGAQSLFERIEVDRSAPAALAAWRQQLSHLAGTSDAPDWSAPAFDGWLLAERRLLNPASVGAPLYHIELQAPTDAPLNWQSGDLVQIAAPGDPARAREYSIASIPQDGRVHLVVRLHLHADGSCGMASGWLCRQADIGDTVQMRLRQHKRFRLEGNAGRPLILIGNGSGIAGLRGHLKARALAGQARNWLLFGERNAEHDAIYGEELEAWQRAGLLPRLNLAYSRDEPRSYVQDQLSAHADELRLWVDDGAAIYVCGSLDGMAAGVDKALETILGRAALDALAASSRYRRDVY; translated from the coding sequence ATGATCCTTACCAATGATCCCGGCAGGCTGGCATTGACCGCCGCCTGCGTGCTCGGTTACGGCCTGGTGTGCCTGCTGCCGTATCTGCGCGTGCGCCGCAAGCGCCAGGCGGCGGCTGCCGCCAAGGCTGCGGCGGCGCGCAACCCCGGCTGGATAGTCGCCTACGCCAGCCAGACCGGCAATGCCGAAGAGCTGGCGCGGCAGACCGCCGATACGCTGGGCCTGGCCGGCATTGCCGTGCGCCTGGCCGAACTGGGCGAGCTGACGGCGGCCGAGCTGCAGGGCGCGGAACGCGCGCTGTTCCTGGTCAGCACCTATGGCGAAGGCGACGCGCCCGATGCGGCGGCCGCGTTTGCCGGCCGTCTGATGGGCGGCGCCGTGCCGCTCAAGCAATTGCACTACGCCGTGCTGGCGCTGGGCGACCGCAGCTACAGCCAGTATTGCGGCTTTGGCCGCGGCCTCGATCAATGGCTGCAGGAGCAGGGCGCGCAAAGCCTGTTCGAGCGCATCGAAGTGGACCGCAGCGCGCCGGCGGCGCTTGCCGCCTGGCGCCAGCAACTGAGCCATCTGGCCGGCACCAGCGACGCGCCCGACTGGAGCGCGCCCGCCTTCGACGGCTGGCTGCTGGCCGAGCGCCGCCTGCTCAATCCTGCCAGCGTGGGCGCGCCGCTGTACCACATCGAACTGCAGGCGCCGACCGATGCGCCGTTGAACTGGCAGTCGGGCGACCTGGTGCAGATTGCCGCACCGGGCGATCCGGCGCGTGCGCGCGAATACTCGATCGCCTCGATTCCGCAGGATGGCCGCGTGCACCTGGTGGTGCGCCTGCATCTGCATGCGGACGGCAGCTGCGGCATGGCTTCCGGCTGGCTGTGCCGCCAGGCCGACATCGGCGACACGGTGCAGATGCGCCTGCGCCAGCACAAGCGCTTCCGCCTGGAGGGCAATGCCGGCCGGCCGCTGATCCTGATCGGCAACGGCAGCGGCATTGCCGGCCTGCGCGGCCACCTCAAGGCGCGCGCCCTGGCCGGACAAGCGCGCAACTGGCTGCTGTTCGGCGAACGCAATGCCGAGCATGACGCCATCTACGGTGAAGAACTCGAGGCCTGGCAGCGCGCCGGCCTGCTGCCGCGCCTGAACCTGGCCTACTCGCGCGACGAACCGCGCAGCTATGTGCAAGACCAGTTAAGCGCCCACGCCGACGAATTGCGCCTATGGGTCGACGATGGTGCCGCCATCTATGTCTGCGGCAGCCTCGACGGCATGGCCGCCGGTGTCGACAAGGCGCTCGAAACCATCCTCGGCCGAGCCGCCCTCGACGCCCTGGCTGCCTCCAGCCGCTACCGCCGCGACGTCTATTAA